From one Neovison vison isolate M4711 chromosome 1, ASM_NN_V1, whole genome shotgun sequence genomic stretch:
- the ERMARD gene encoding endoplasmic reticulum membrane-associated RNA degradation protein isoform X10, with product MDVLKVFIGSPSGLNLRNVLWHGFASPLEIPPKYCSMMVLLTAGLGQLLKTYLEQTELVLAHRPCVALADLGEAAVFPGPGCAGGTRTDVPSSGRARSSPQGWVLFLCLLETWLSLASMASWSALTSSSLLWPESLRRRWCTSLCPPGEPGSPKTLGTPPCACSRHASVGEGDGYFTDVTPAVLGLLEDVMRNSAFIRKVMMPYWEAALLGFRSHRFADCAMLLLTQLEAGLRSVFATVNQCPRRLLTAESTALYTTFDEATLEIRLLLVLPMKRTGTAFVSILAKHLNDGKVNQLPLFLGEPAMEFLWDFLNHQEGPRIRDRLSHGEINLPEFPKEVASQLLAFSGVLLLRFVDEDLSAAFKKEAAIGSLAALADGYSAHFHPISQLKKQVLSCEESIRVWPLPPLPEVAARSVAASETHACEAFVTDTLAELLRHLPERSGLVSGCDGPPAGRWPEAIQELCGTPIRTLFCPRTVLEVVTVLRSIGACCACVSRQVAASAELRHQQWVERRLRSRQRQTYLHMVSSVKLLSPVLHLILLLIALELVNIHMVCGKNPCEYQQYLKFLKSILQYAEKLAAHTSPERNKWSEAVSLTHAALRKIWDFTEKKQMLMHLAKKSASKGVL from the exons ATGGATGTGCTGAAGGTCTTCATCGGATCCCCGTCTGGACTCAACTTGCGTAACGTCCTGTGGCATGGGTTTGCCTCCCCTCTTGAGATCCCCCCAAA GTACTGTTCAATGATGGTGCTCTTGACGGCGGGGCTGGGCCAGCTGCTGAAGACGTACTTGGAGCAAACGGAACTCGTGCTGGCACACCGACCTTGCGTAGCTCTCGCAGACCTGGGGGAGGCGGCTGTTTTCCCTG GGCCCGGTTGTGCAGGAGGAACGCGCACGGACGTGCCATCATCAGGCAGAGCCCGCAGTTCACCTCAGGGCTGGGTCTTGTTCCTCTGTCTTCTGGAGACGTGGCTTTCCTTGGCCAGCATGGCCAGCTGGTCAGCCCTGACGTCCTCCTCACTGCTGTGGCCGGAGTCACTAAGGAGGCGGTGGTGCACGTCCCTCTGCCCCCCCGGGGAGCCAGGCTCACCTAAGACTCTGGGCACCCCGCCCTGCGCCTGCTCACGTCATGCTTCAGTGGGTGAGGGTGATGGTTACTTCACAGACGTTACTCCCGCGGTACTTGGCCTGTTAGAAGACGTGATGAGGAACTCCGCTTTCATACGGAAGGTCATGATGCCGTACTGGGAAGCTGCGTTACTCGGCTTCCGGTCCCACAG GTTTGCGGACTGTGCCATGTTGCTACTGACGCAGCTGGAGGCGGGACTTAGGAGCGTTTTTGCCACCGTTAACCAGTGTCCGAGAAGACTTCTGACCGCTGAG TCCACGGCACTTTATACCACCTTTGATGAA GCTACATTGGAAATAAGATTACTGCTTGTTTTGCCCATGAAACGGACAGGAACTGCGTTTGTAAGT ATCTTGGCAAAACACTTGAACGACGGTAAAGTCAATCAGCTTCCTCTTTTCCTTGGAGAGCCTGCGATG GAGTTTCTTTGGGATTTCTTGAACCATCAGGAGGGCCCTCGTATAAGAGACCGTTTAAGCCATGGGGAAATCAACTTACCTGAATTTCCAAAAGAAGTGGCAAGTCAGTTGCTTGCATTTTCTGGGGTCCTTTTACTCAGATTCGTTGATGAAGATCTGTCGGCAGCCTTCAAG AAAGAAGCCGCGATCGGATCCCTGGCTGCCCTCGCAGATGGTTACAGCGCTCACTTCCACCCGATTTCCCAGCTGAAGAAACAG GTGCTGAGCTGTGAGGAGAGCATCAGAGTTTGGCCTCTCCCGCCTTTGCCTGAAGTGGCCGCCAG ATCAGTGGCTGCTTCTGAAACTCATGCCTGTGAGGCGTTCGTCACCGACACCCTGGCAGAGCTGCTCCGCCATCTGCCCGAGCGCTCCGGCCTTGTCAGCGGCTGCGATGGTCCCCCTGCTGGGAG GTGGCCTGAGGCAATCCAGGAACTCTGCGGCACCCCCATCCGGACTCTGTTCTGTCCCAGAACCGTCCTGGAAGTGGTCACTGTGCTCCGAAGCATCGGTGCCTGCTGCGCCTGCGTGTCCCGCCAGGTCGCTGCCTCGGCGGAGCTGAGACACCAGCAGTGGGTGGAAAGGAGGCTGCGCTCACGGCAGAGGCAGACCTACCTGCACATGGTCAGCAG tGTTAAGCTTCTGTCCCCTGTGCTTCACTTGATTTTATTGCTGATTGCCCTGGAGCTGGTCAACATTCACATGGTTTGTGGAAAAAATCCCTGTGAATATCAACAGTATCTAAA GTTCTTGAAGTCCATCTTGCAATACGCGGAGAAGCTGGCGGCTCACACCAGCCCGGAGAGGAACAAGTGGAGCGAAGCTGTCAGTCTCACACACGCAGCTCTGCGGAAGATTTGGGATTTTACTGAGAAGAAACAAATGTTAATGCACTTAGCCAAGAAATCTGCAAGTAAAGGGGTCTTATGA
- the ERMARD gene encoding endoplasmic reticulum membrane-associated RNA degradation protein isoform X9, giving the protein MKLTACLERALGDVLVLLGKDCPFLLRDLLASEELAEVFGRPVMDVLKVFIGSPSGLNLRNVLWHGFASPLEIPPKYCSMMVLLTAGLGQLLKTYLEQTELVLAHRPCVALADLGEAAVFPGPGCAGGTRTDVPSSGRARSSPQGWVLFLCLLETWLSLASMASWSALTSSSLLWPESLRRRWCTSLCPPGEPGSPKTLGTPPCACSRHASVGEGDGYFTDVTPAVLGLLEDVMRNSAFIRKVMMPYWEAALLGFRSHRFADCAMLLLTQLEAGLRSVFATVNQCPRRLLTAESTALYTTFDEATLEIRLLLVLPMKRTGTAFVSILAKHLNDGKVNQLPLFLGEPAMEFLWDFLNHQEGPRIRDRLSHGEINLPEFPKEVASQLLAFSGVLLLRFVDEDLSAAFKKEAAIGSLAALADGYSAHFHPISQLKKQVLSCEESIRVWPLPPLPEVAARSVAASETHACEAFVTDTLAELLRHLPERSGLVSGCDGPPAGRWPEAIQELCGTPIRTLFCPRTVLEVVTVLRSIGACCACVSRQVAASAELRHQQWVERRLRSRQRQTYLHMVSSVKLLSPVLHLILLLIALELVNIHMVCGKNPCEYQQYLKFLKSILQYAEKLAAHTSPERNKWSEAVSLTHAALRKIWDFTEKKQMLMHLAKKSASKGVL; this is encoded by the exons ATGGATGTGCTGAAGGTCTTCATCGGATCCCCGTCTGGACTCAACTTGCGTAACGTCCTGTGGCATGGGTTTGCCTCCCCTCTTGAGATCCCCCCAAA GTACTGTTCAATGATGGTGCTCTTGACGGCGGGGCTGGGCCAGCTGCTGAAGACGTACTTGGAGCAAACGGAACTCGTGCTGGCACACCGACCTTGCGTAGCTCTCGCAGACCTGGGGGAGGCGGCTGTTTTCCCTG GGCCCGGTTGTGCAGGAGGAACGCGCACGGACGTGCCATCATCAGGCAGAGCCCGCAGTTCACCTCAGGGCTGGGTCTTGTTCCTCTGTCTTCTGGAGACGTGGCTTTCCTTGGCCAGCATGGCCAGCTGGTCAGCCCTGACGTCCTCCTCACTGCTGTGGCCGGAGTCACTAAGGAGGCGGTGGTGCACGTCCCTCTGCCCCCCCGGGGAGCCAGGCTCACCTAAGACTCTGGGCACCCCGCCCTGCGCCTGCTCACGTCATGCTTCAGTGGGTGAGGGTGATGGTTACTTCACAGACGTTACTCCCGCGGTACTTGGCCTGTTAGAAGACGTGATGAGGAACTCCGCTTTCATACGGAAGGTCATGATGCCGTACTGGGAAGCTGCGTTACTCGGCTTCCGGTCCCACAG GTTTGCGGACTGTGCCATGTTGCTACTGACGCAGCTGGAGGCGGGACTTAGGAGCGTTTTTGCCACCGTTAACCAGTGTCCGAGAAGACTTCTGACCGCTGAG TCCACGGCACTTTATACCACCTTTGATGAA GCTACATTGGAAATAAGATTACTGCTTGTTTTGCCCATGAAACGGACAGGAACTGCGTTTGTAAGT ATCTTGGCAAAACACTTGAACGACGGTAAAGTCAATCAGCTTCCTCTTTTCCTTGGAGAGCCTGCGATG GAGTTTCTTTGGGATTTCTTGAACCATCAGGAGGGCCCTCGTATAAGAGACCGTTTAAGCCATGGGGAAATCAACTTACCTGAATTTCCAAAAGAAGTGGCAAGTCAGTTGCTTGCATTTTCTGGGGTCCTTTTACTCAGATTCGTTGATGAAGATCTGTCGGCAGCCTTCAAG AAAGAAGCCGCGATCGGATCCCTGGCTGCCCTCGCAGATGGTTACAGCGCTCACTTCCACCCGATTTCCCAGCTGAAGAAACAG GTGCTGAGCTGTGAGGAGAGCATCAGAGTTTGGCCTCTCCCGCCTTTGCCTGAAGTGGCCGCCAG ATCAGTGGCTGCTTCTGAAACTCATGCCTGTGAGGCGTTCGTCACCGACACCCTGGCAGAGCTGCTCCGCCATCTGCCCGAGCGCTCCGGCCTTGTCAGCGGCTGCGATGGTCCCCCTGCTGGGAG GTGGCCTGAGGCAATCCAGGAACTCTGCGGCACCCCCATCCGGACTCTGTTCTGTCCCAGAACCGTCCTGGAAGTGGTCACTGTGCTCCGAAGCATCGGTGCCTGCTGCGCCTGCGTGTCCCGCCAGGTCGCTGCCTCGGCGGAGCTGAGACACCAGCAGTGGGTGGAAAGGAGGCTGCGCTCACGGCAGAGGCAGACCTACCTGCACATGGTCAGCAG tGTTAAGCTTCTGTCCCCTGTGCTTCACTTGATTTTATTGCTGATTGCCCTGGAGCTGGTCAACATTCACATGGTTTGTGGAAAAAATCCCTGTGAATATCAACAGTATCTAAA GTTCTTGAAGTCCATCTTGCAATACGCGGAGAAGCTGGCGGCTCACACCAGCCCGGAGAGGAACAAGTGGAGCGAAGCTGTCAGTCTCACACACGCAGCTCTGCGGAAGATTTGGGATTTTACTGAGAAGAAACAAATGTTAATGCACTTAGCCAAGAAATCTGCAAGTAAAGGGGTCTTATGA